The following DNA comes from Phytohabitans rumicis.
CCATGCTGAAGATCATGATGTGGATCAGCCCGGCGACCAGGGCAGCTACCTGCGCGACAACGTTCATCCGGCGATTCTCGCGGGCGGCGCCGCCGCCGGTGCGGTGGGGGAGGGTCGGCGCAGGAATCCACGCAGGACGCGCAGCACGATGCCGGGCGCGAGCAGCCGGGTGGGCGGGTCGACCAGGTTCACCACGCGGAGGAACGCGGCACCGAGCACGGGGTCGGCGGTGGCGGCCCGGTGCAGGCGGTGGATGTACGCGTTGACGAACCTCACCCGTGGCCCGCGGGGCCCGTCGACCTCGGCGAACCGCAGGTCGGTGCCGACCGCGATGGCCCACGGCGCGTCGATGAGCCGGGCGGCGCCGCGGAAGAACCGCCGCGCGAGGTCGTCGGTGCCGGCGGTGACCAGGCGCCGCAGCAGCTGGGCCTCCAGCGCCGCGACGGTGATGCCCTGGCCGTAGATCGGGTTGAAGCTGCACAGGCCGTCGGCCACCACCAGGTAGCCGTCGGGGAAGCGGCGCAACCGCTCGTACCGGCGGCGCACGGTGGCAGGGAAGCGCATCTTCACCGCGTCCGTGGCGGGCTCGGCGGTGCGCAGGATCTCGGTCAGCTCGGGCAGCGGCAGCGTGCCGGCGAACTCGGCCATGCCCGCGTCGTCGGTCGGCGGCTCCTCGCCGAGCATGCCGCTCAGCGCGATCGCGAACCGGTCGTCCTCCATCGCCGCGACGATGCCGGCCCGGGGCGAGCCGGGCACGGCGTTGGTGATGGCGCCCAGCAGGTCCTCGATCAGGCCCGGGTGCCGCCGGTACGTCCGGGTCACGTAGGTGACGCCGACCCGTACCTGCTCCTCGGCCGGCGCCGGGTAGCCCAGCTCGCCCAGCCACACCGGGGTACGGGAGGCCCGTCCGCCGGCGTCCACCACCAGGTCGGCCGGGATGGTCCCGTCCACCAGGCGTACCCCGGTGACGCGCCCGCGGTCCGGGCTGGTGGCCAGTCCCACCGCCTCGGTCCCCGTGCGGATCTCGACGCCGGGCAGGGCCGTGACCCGCTCGCGGACCGCGTGTTCGAGCAGCGGCCGGCTGAGCCCTAGCGCCACCAGCGGCGACGGCGCCCGGCGCATGAGGTAGGCGTCGTTGTGCCAGGAGACCTCGCCGTGCAGGTCGACCAGCGGAGCGCCGGCCCGCCGCAGGTCTTCGGTCAGCCCCGGAAACAGGTCCTCCAGCGCCTCGCGCCCCCGGGAGAGCAGGACGTGCAGCTGCCG
Coding sequences within:
- a CDS encoding squalene monooxygenase — encoded protein: MASTGTAVVIGASMGGLLTARALREAYQKIVIVDRDALPESAAARRGVPQGRQLHVLLSRGREALEDLFPGLTEDLRRAGAPLVDLHGEVSWHNDAYLMRRAPSPLVALGLSRPLLEHAVRERVTALPGVEIRTGTEAVGLATSPDRGRVTGVRLVDGTIPADLVVDAGGRASRTPVWLGELGYPAPAEEQVRVGVTYVTRTYRRHPGLIEDLLGAITNAVPGSPRAGIVAAMEDDRFAIALSGMLGEEPPTDDAGMAEFAGTLPLPELTEILRTAEPATDAVKMRFPATVRRRYERLRRFPDGYLVVADGLCSFNPIYGQGITVAALEAQLLRRLVTAGTDDLARRFFRGAARLIDAPWAIAVGTDLRFAEVDGPRGPRVRFVNAYIHRLHRAATADPVLGAAFLRVVNLVDPPTRLLAPGIVLRVLRGFLRRPSPTAPAAAPPARIAG